A window from Gemmatimonadota bacterium encodes these proteins:
- a CDS encoding TauD/TfdA family dioxygenase — protein MTETSNCTSLTRSGFGAELGDVDLARLDETMVKEAVDAFHAAGGLVVIRNQGHIDPAHLRRFVTRFGAPEGNEKYDPAFLVPGFPDILRIGNAKENGKYTALFIQADPPPLLWHMDDSFRHPQPIGSCLFCVRTPPEGGETGFAGMTAAYADLPDDVKARIDSIRTVHSYNHLNELLRKKNPHRPLLSSALLEQFPPIVRPLVARHPETDRKSLYLPLCHIESVEGMSLTEGSALLNKLQAHATGEDYTYMHRWRPGDLVVWDNRCTLHAPTPFDDTRYERLMNRLTFSGRQIAGF, from the coding sequence ATGACTGAAACTTCCAATTGCACTTCGCTGACCCGGTCCGGGTTCGGTGCCGAACTCGGGGACGTGGACCTTGCACGGCTCGATGAAACCATGGTCAAGGAGGCCGTGGACGCTTTTCACGCGGCGGGTGGACTGGTGGTCATCCGTAACCAGGGACATATCGACCCCGCCCATCTCCGCCGGTTCGTAACCCGGTTCGGAGCGCCCGAGGGCAACGAGAAATATGATCCGGCCTTCCTGGTTCCGGGGTTCCCCGACATCCTGCGCATCGGGAACGCGAAGGAGAACGGAAAGTACACCGCGCTCTTCATCCAGGCGGACCCGCCTCCGCTGCTGTGGCACATGGACGATTCATTCCGCCATCCACAGCCGATCGGGTCCTGCCTGTTCTGCGTCCGCACGCCCCCCGAGGGCGGGGAGACCGGCTTCGCGGGCATGACCGCGGCCTATGCGGACCTGCCGGACGACGTCAAAGCACGGATCGATTCCATCCGGACCGTCCACTCCTATAACCATCTCAACGAACTGCTCAGGAAGAAGAATCCGCACCGGCCGCTGCTCAGCAGCGCACTCCTGGAGCAGTTTCCCCCGATCGTCCGGCCCCTGGTCGCGCGGCACCCGGAGACAGACCGGAAGTCCCTCTATCTGCCCCTCTGCCACATCGAATCCGTCGAAGGGATGTCGCTCACGGAGGGATCGGCGCTGCTCAACAAACTGCAGGCCCACGCGACCGGAGAAGATTACACCTACATGCACCGGTGGCGTCCGGGCGACCTGGTGGTCTGGGACAACCGGTGCACGCTGCACGCCCCGACGCCCTTTGACGACACGCGTTACGAACGGCTCATGAACCGGCTCACCTTCAGCGGACGCCAGATTGCCGGTTTCTGA
- a CDS encoding DSD1 family PLP-dependent enzyme → MDEIGTRKEDLDTPVLWVDLDRLENNIRTVGQRLKEAGVDWRPHIKGVKIPAIAHRLLKAGAIGVTCAKLGEAEVMAAGGVEDILIANQVVGPPKYIRLAHLCRQADVKVAVDSDATLEDLGRTAMETGVEVGVLVELNTGMERAGVRPGEQVVELARKVHRTPGLRFRGVMAWEGHACVDEGSDWKHGEIRRAVGDLVDSAQRCRDAGLPCDIVSGGGSGTLSVTPDLKGITEIQAGGAIFNDVMYTLWGVRTDPAIFVHVTVTSRPEPDRLIVDAGFKTVPAWFGMPMPVGVDDVESVRMSAEHGTVTFTGPNHEIAVGDKLDLMVAYTDVTLFLHDHLYGIRNGVVETIWSIVGRGKLR, encoded by the coding sequence TTGGACGAGATCGGAACGCGCAAGGAAGATCTGGATACCCCGGTACTCTGGGTAGACCTGGATCGTCTTGAAAACAACATCCGCACCGTGGGACAACGGTTGAAGGAAGCCGGCGTGGACTGGCGTCCGCATATCAAGGGGGTCAAGATCCCGGCTATTGCCCACAGGCTTTTGAAGGCCGGCGCCATCGGCGTCACCTGTGCCAAGCTCGGTGAGGCCGAGGTCATGGCCGCGGGCGGCGTCGAAGACATTCTCATCGCCAACCAGGTGGTCGGACCGCCGAAATACATCCGCCTGGCTCATCTCTGCAGGCAGGCGGACGTGAAGGTCGCCGTCGACAGTGACGCCACGCTGGAGGATCTGGGCCGCACCGCGATGGAAACCGGTGTCGAGGTCGGCGTGCTCGTTGAACTGAACACGGGCATGGAACGGGCCGGCGTCCGGCCCGGAGAACAGGTCGTCGAACTCGCCCGGAAGGTCCACCGGACCCCCGGCCTGCGGTTCCGGGGGGTCATGGCCTGGGAGGGACACGCCTGCGTGGATGAAGGCTCCGACTGGAAACACGGGGAGATCAGGCGGGCCGTGGGAGATCTCGTGGACTCCGCGCAGCGCTGCCGGGATGCGGGACTGCCCTGCGATATCGTGAGCGGCGGCGGGAGCGGCACGCTGTCGGTCACCCCCGACCTGAAAGGGATCACCGAGATCCAGGCGGGCGGCGCGATCTTCAACGACGTGATGTACACCCTGTGGGGGGTTCGGACCGACCCGGCCATCTTCGTGCACGTGACGGTCACCAGCCGCCCCGAACCGGACCGGCTGATCGTGGACGCCGGGTTCAAGACGGTGCCCGCGTGGTTCGGCATGCCCATGCCGGTGGGCGTCGATGACGTGGAGAGCGTGCGCATGTCCGCGGAACACGGGACCGTGACCTTCACCGGTCCGAATCACGAGATCGCCGTCGGGGACAAACTCGACCTCATGGTGGCCTACACCGACGTCACCCTGTTCCTCCACGACCACCTCTACGGGATCCGCAACGGGGTCGTCGAGACCATCTGGTCCATTGTCGGCCGTGGAAAACTGCGCTGA
- a CDS encoding arylsulfatase translates to MSRPNVIFIMADQMRGDCLSCDGHPVVETPNLDHLAARGARFRHAYTAVPSCIPARSTVMTGMDQWHTGVLGMGRGQGPIPNDFRHTLADTLADAGYATHLVGKGHFTPQRADMGFQSAELDESGRLIAQGLRDEYRRWFDREKRRDISPDDHGVNWNSWIGRPWHTEEYLHPTAWTMSRAIHYIAGRDRTKPFFLNVSFARPHSPYVPPAWYFDLYHDRETPPPYIGDWADMHDVPFDATDLNAWHGKQSAARIHRGRSGYYGEISFIDTQIGRLKNWMERHVPEAWSNTWIVFTSDHGDMVGDHHLWRKTYAYEGSARIPLIVCPPAGQDEEVKAPVPDGVAELRDIMPTILDAADVDVPPTVTGQSLLPLMRGKTEGWRDYLHGEHCWCYAPEQEMQYVTDGHRKFIWLPRIDQKQFFDLDDDPGECRNLVSDPAYEKEVAMWEGYLVSELEARDCGWVVNGRLHCPDGPLVSPFKDVRYQG, encoded by the coding sequence ATGTCCCGTCCCAACGTCATCTTCATCATGGCGGACCAGATGCGCGGCGACTGCCTGAGCTGCGACGGCCATCCGGTGGTGGAAACGCCCAACCTGGATCACCTGGCCGCCCGGGGCGCACGGTTTCGCCACGCGTACACGGCGGTCCCTTCCTGCATTCCCGCCCGTTCGACCGTGATGACCGGCATGGACCAGTGGCACACCGGCGTTCTCGGTATGGGACGGGGACAGGGACCGATACCCAACGACTTCCGCCATACCCTGGCCGACACGCTGGCGGACGCGGGATATGCCACCCACCTGGTCGGGAAGGGCCACTTCACGCCGCAGCGCGCGGACATGGGCTTTCAGTCGGCGGAACTGGACGAGTCCGGCCGCCTGATCGCCCAGGGTCTGCGGGACGAGTACCGCCGGTGGTTCGACCGGGAGAAGCGGCGCGACATCTCGCCGGACGATCACGGGGTCAACTGGAACTCGTGGATCGGGCGTCCCTGGCATACGGAGGAATACCTCCATCCGACGGCCTGGACCATGAGCCGGGCGATCCATTACATCGCGGGTCGGGATCGTACTAAACCCTTCTTTCTCAACGTCAGCTTCGCCCGGCCCCATTCGCCGTACGTGCCGCCCGCATGGTACTTCGACCTGTACCACGACCGGGAAACCCCGCCGCCGTATATCGGCGACTGGGCGGACATGCACGACGTGCCCTTCGACGCCACGGACTTGAACGCATGGCACGGGAAGCAGTCGGCCGCACGCATCCATCGCGGCAGGTCCGGGTACTACGGGGAGATTTCCTTCATCGACACCCAGATCGGCCGGCTCAAGAACTGGATGGAGCGGCACGTACCGGAGGCCTGGTCCAACACCTGGATCGTCTTCACGTCCGACCACGGGGACATGGTGGGCGACCACCATCTCTGGCGCAAGACCTATGCCTACGAGGGCAGCGCGAGGATTCCGCTGATTGTCTGCCCGCCGGCCGGCCAGGACGAAGAGGTCAAGGCACCCGTTCCGGACGGCGTGGCCGAACTCCGCGACATCATGCCCACGATCCTGGACGCGGCCGACGTGGACGTGCCGCCCACGGTGACAGGACAAAGCCTCCTCCCACTGATGCGGGGCAAAACCGAAGGCTGGCGAGACTACCTGCACGGCGAGCATTGCTGGTGCTACGCGCCTGAACAGGAGATGCAGTACGTGACGGACGGCCACCGGAAGTTCATCTGGCTGCCGCGAATCGATCAGAAGCAGTTCTTCGACCTGGACGATGACCCCGGCGAGTGCCGCAACCTGGTGAGTGACCCTGCTTATGAAAAGGAAGTAGCAATGTGGGAAGGATATCTCGTGTCGGAACTCGAGGCGCGAGACTGCGGATGGGTCGTGAACGGCCGGCTGCACTGTCCGGACGGACCGTTGGTTTCTCCGTTCAAAGACGTCCGGTACCAGGGATAA
- a CDS encoding aminotransferase class V-fold PLP-dependent enzyme codes for MAARDKPITDEERAFWADIRRQFYLEDGVTFLQGGSVGPSARPVIEQVIDWLRQVEENPLRNQGGGLMRSLVESAREKVADFTGASAKNVALVLNTTMGMNVPARGLPLQPGGEVLMSDQEYPSVQRMWEHMARTQHVLIRKVPLPTPPDSPGEIVDAFAAHITPRTQVMVFSHVYCTTGLVAPVDELTTLAHDHGAVAVVDGAHAVGMVPVDIEAWGCDFYASSTHKWLLAPKGTGICYVADPYLSALPAPILGYNTFPVTHARRFDVTGTHDTTHFAGLGAAIDFQLGIGWEDRIRPYCLGLARYLRELITTEIEGARMTVPPGPEMSGFLTSFTIDGCDLSKVVELMWKEYRIQIAGTRAGHLPVFRISTHFYDCYEDIDRFVDALKQVLATRRDELFEERD; via the coding sequence ATGGCTGCGCGCGACAAACCCATAACTGATGAAGAGCGGGCATTCTGGGCGGACATTCGGCGCCAGTTCTACCTCGAGGACGGCGTGACTTTTCTCCAGGGCGGCTCGGTGGGTCCATCGGCGAGACCGGTCATCGAGCAGGTGATCGATTGGCTGCGGCAGGTGGAGGAGAACCCGCTGCGCAACCAGGGTGGCGGGCTCATGCGGTCCCTGGTCGAATCGGCCCGCGAGAAAGTCGCCGATTTCACCGGGGCTTCCGCCAAAAACGTGGCCCTGGTACTCAACACCACGATGGGCATGAACGTCCCCGCCCGCGGTTTGCCCCTGCAGCCCGGCGGAGAGGTGTTGATGAGCGACCAGGAATACCCTTCCGTCCAGCGCATGTGGGAACACATGGCCAGGACGCAGCACGTGCTGATCCGGAAGGTTCCCCTGCCGACGCCGCCCGATTCCCCGGGGGAGATCGTCGACGCTTTTGCCGCCCATATCACGCCACGTACCCAGGTCATGGTCTTCTCCCACGTCTACTGCACCACGGGTCTTGTGGCGCCCGTTGACGAACTGACCACCCTGGCCCACGACCACGGCGCCGTGGCCGTGGTGGACGGCGCGCACGCGGTCGGCATGGTGCCGGTCGATATCGAAGCATGGGGGTGCGATTTCTATGCAAGCAGTACGCACAAGTGGCTGCTCGCGCCCAAGGGGACGGGCATCTGCTATGTCGCGGATCCCTATCTGAGCGCGCTGCCGGCGCCCATTCTGGGATACAATACCTTCCCTGTGACCCACGCACGCCGGTTCGACGTGACGGGGACACACGACACGACGCACTTCGCCGGACTGGGCGCCGCCATCGATTTTCAACTGGGCATAGGATGGGAAGACCGGATCAGACCTTATTGCCTGGGTTTGGCCCGGTACCTGCGCGAACTGATCACGACGGAGATCGAAGGCGCCCGCATGACCGTGCCCCCCGGACCCGAGATGTCCGGATTCCTGACTTCCTTCACCATAGACGGCTGCGATCTCAGCAAAGTCGTAGAGCTCATGTGGAAGGAGTATCGCATACAGATCGCCGGCACGCGGGCCGGCCATCTACCCGTCTTCCGCATATCCACGCACTTTTACGACTGTTACGAGGATATCGACCGGTTCGTCGACGCGTTGAAGCAGGTGCTCGCCACCCGGCGGGACGAGTTGTTTGAAGAACGGGATTGA
- a CDS encoding DEAD/DEAH box helicase: MLRLEFDRGTILVHGDRDQVDALSLPGCAFDRRVALHRAPARHYREIITRLNDRGIPHQDDARSYGKLDLSFQSDRSPFPYQQEAVDAWWKAGGRGIVVLPTGAGKTFVALMCMARVQRGTLVVVPTIDLMQQWYGVISSQFDTEVGLIGGGYYDIEPVSVSTYDSAYLHMERFGHQFGLVVFDECHHLPGPSYLMTADLSLAPYRLGLTATLEREDGAEHLLRDAIGDTVYRQEIRSLSGEYLSGYETIKISVRLSPEERTEYQEARNTYRAFLDSQRIALSGPGGWVRFLAATSRSEEGRRAFTAYRTQKAIAQGSQAKLRVLERLIRQHRRDRMLIFTSDNETVYRISRRFLVPAITHQTKVKERQDILAAFNSGRYPFLVTSRVLNEGVDVPEANVAVVLSGTGSVREHVQRLGRILRRVEGKHALLYELVAEKTGEEYASTRRRQHSAYRKPPAKENATC; the protein is encoded by the coding sequence ATGCTCAGACTCGAATTCGACCGCGGGACCATCCTGGTGCACGGCGACCGGGACCAGGTGGACGCGTTGTCGCTGCCCGGCTGCGCGTTCGACCGGCGGGTGGCGCTGCACCGCGCTCCGGCGCGTCATTACCGCGAGATCATCACCCGGCTCAACGACCGGGGCATCCCCCACCAGGACGACGCCCGGTCCTACGGGAAGCTGGACTTGTCCTTCCAGTCGGACCGGTCCCCCTTTCCCTACCAGCAGGAGGCCGTGGACGCCTGGTGGAAGGCTGGCGGCCGGGGCATCGTCGTACTGCCGACCGGCGCAGGCAAGACTTTCGTCGCGCTCATGTGCATGGCCCGCGTCCAGCGCGGCACGCTGGTCGTCGTTCCGACCATCGACCTGATGCAGCAGTGGTACGGCGTGATTTCCAGCCAGTTCGACACCGAAGTCGGGCTGATCGGCGGGGGATACTACGACATCGAGCCCGTCTCCGTGTCCACCTACGATTCCGCGTACCTGCACATGGAGCGGTTCGGCCATCAGTTCGGACTCGTGGTCTTCGACGAATGCCACCACCTGCCCGGCCCCTCCTACCTGATGACCGCGGACCTGTCGCTGGCGCCCTACCGGCTGGGATTGACCGCCACGCTCGAACGGGAGGACGGGGCGGAACACCTCCTGCGGGACGCGATCGGCGATACGGTTTACCGCCAGGAGATCCGTTCGCTGAGCGGGGAATACCTTTCCGGATACGAGACCATAAAGATCAGCGTGCGTCTTTCGCCGGAAGAGCGCACGGAGTACCAGGAGGCGAGAAACACCTACCGGGCGTTCCTGGACAGCCAGCGGATAGCCCTGTCCGGCCCAGGTGGATGGGTGCGTTTCCTGGCGGCGACATCGCGTAGCGAGGAGGGACGGAGGGCTTTCACGGCCTATCGGACCCAGAAGGCCATTGCCCAGGGTTCGCAGGCCAAGCTGCGCGTCCTGGAACGGCTGATCCGCCAGCACCGACGCGACCGCATGCTCATCTTCACCAGCGACAACGAAACGGTATACCGGATCTCGCGACGGTTCCTCGTCCCCGCCATCACGCACCAGACTAAGGTCAAGGAGCGCCAGGACATCCTGGCGGCGTTCAACTCGGGCAGGTACCCCTTCCTGGTCACGTCCCGCGTGCTGAACGAAGGGGTCGACGTCCCCGAAGCCAACGTCGCCGTGGTACTTTCCGGCACCGGCAGCGTGAGAGAGCATGTGCAGCGTCTCGGCCGGATCCTGCGCCGCGTCGAGGGGAAGCACGCATTGCTCTACGAACTGGTGGCCGAGAAGACGGGCGAGGAATACGCGAGTACCCGGCGAAGGCAGCACAGCGCCTACCGGAAACCGCCGGCTAAGGAGAACGCGACATGCTGA
- a CDS encoding DUF790 family protein, producing MLTGDLLRVRFRKGQIQLPYIDEASGDHLGVAETLIHAFDSHVGGSRQELDEELADITGAGTEFLFHRGLSKLLKDRCTFAAASPVDPVELRSRIFESAAAAYRNTDQVRIDREAVLAEAAKSAGIEAKEADRTFYADLKAAERLESFKSCTPEWLLGRYNVALAQAVLFRATQLDLHVEGETPARYRDLFRKLKFFRLLHEIRQTGPGKYHIRIDGPMALFKSSQRYGLQIAQFLPAVLHCGNWRIAATVTWGARRREGVFKLTPETGLKPIGSSTGQWIPEEVAWLEERFGRLKTVWRMAAGSEIIDLGGRDVLVPDYVFTHPAAGTKVYLDFLGFWRSAAVRTRLDLLRRHGPPNLILAISDDLAVDDDSSSGLPGEVYRFRRTPVARDILGILDAMTAETPGESPATLDLFDH from the coding sequence ATGCTGACGGGCGATCTGCTCCGCGTCCGGTTCCGCAAGGGACAGATCCAGCTTCCCTACATCGACGAAGCGAGCGGGGACCACCTGGGCGTGGCCGAAACGCTGATCCACGCCTTCGACAGCCATGTAGGCGGATCCCGGCAGGAACTCGACGAAGAACTCGCGGATATCACGGGTGCGGGAACGGAATTCCTGTTTCATCGCGGCCTGAGCAAGCTGTTGAAGGATCGCTGCACGTTCGCGGCCGCTTCGCCCGTCGACCCGGTGGAACTGCGAAGCAGGATCTTCGAATCGGCGGCGGCGGCTTACCGGAACACGGACCAGGTCCGCATCGACCGGGAGGCCGTTCTGGCCGAGGCGGCGAAATCGGCCGGCATCGAAGCAAAGGAGGCCGACCGGACCTTCTATGCCGACCTCAAGGCGGCCGAGCGGCTGGAGTCTTTCAAATCCTGCACCCCGGAGTGGCTCCTGGGCAGGTACAATGTCGCCCTGGCCCAGGCCGTCCTGTTTCGCGCAACACAGCTCGATTTGCACGTCGAGGGCGAGACCCCGGCCCGTTACCGCGACCTCTTCCGGAAACTGAAGTTCTTCCGTCTGCTCCACGAGATCCGGCAGACCGGTCCGGGGAAATACCACATTCGTATCGACGGCCCCATGGCGCTCTTCAAGTCGTCCCAGCGCTACGGACTGCAGATCGCCCAGTTTCTACCCGCGGTCCTGCACTGCGGGAACTGGCGGATCGCCGCTACCGTCACCTGGGGCGCCAGGCGCCGGGAAGGCGTGTTCAAACTCACGCCTGAAACGGGACTCAAACCCATCGGCTCTTCCACGGGCCAGTGGATACCCGAGGAGGTGGCCTGGCTCGAAGAACGGTTCGGCCGGCTGAAAACGGTCTGGCGCATGGCGGCCGGATCGGAAATCATCGACCTCGGAGGCCGGGACGTACTGGTTCCCGACTACGTTTTCACCCATCCGGCCGCAGGGACGAAAGTGTACCTGGATTTCCTCGGTTTCTGGCGTTCCGCGGCGGTCCGGACGCGTCTCGACCTGCTCAGGCGCCACGGCCCTCCCAACCTGATCCTGGCGATTTCCGACGATCTCGCCGTGGACGACGATTCCTCGTCAGGCTTGCCGGGTGAGGTGTACCGATTCCGGCGGACTCCCGTTGCCCGCGACATCCTCGGAATCCTCGACGCCATGACGGCGGAGACCCCTGGAGAATCTCCGGCGACGCTGGACCTGTTCGATCACTGA
- a CDS encoding VCBS repeat-containing protein, producing MSSPPSTSVSSSWITRGFEAFRRGAFGNGGQNLYVSRAGVLQRIHQFDLDRDGHVDLVFCNSQNHGEKPPVTLYHDVLGRTTSRFLPSDGARTGVVADLNGDGYDDLVVGMFYNGIRRDLNAFLYYGGPVGLGEGRVQYLPAPCCTSVAAGDFDGDGRPDLAFVSGGRLRLFPQTALGFEPKGYRDLDIEADQAASCDLDGDGFADLVVRTARGNVRIYWGSPDGIVPERSSDVPIDADPPGKPDQTDQADQADQADQADQDLDGYPEEIDPAMPLVSVLRIRGVPHVFVARTDAVYLVPFEGGRAAGTPVRLSCRNAFAAAAGDLAGDGRCDLVVACRDRHGGEECSWLYHGGNEGGYSDQNRTAIPSRYACDAAVGDLDGDGLSEIVICQTHTPESYTSESLAYRWGRDGLAPPRVLETHDARRVLLARASDDPLPQTVFINQFSRNLRGDIPVCVYHGGPDGFDAERRQEVPGWGAVEALRCDLNDDGMPDLILANASENSVRQDPGSYVYYNAEGRFGSEPNVRLPTVRAHGVCCADLDRDGYLDLVFCGFDNPDIVIFYGGQDGFDAGRTERIRLEYEGVVYKDPRWIFLVDLNGDGWLDLVVPQIADDYSFILRGGPEGFSMDRCQALSVWHGACARAADLSGNGYPDLVIGGHEPSIGAPHDSFVHIYWNGPDGLREDRRTLLPSNAVNAMSIMDFNGNGLLDLFVCSYHDNRVRDIDSYIYWNRVGRGFSADDRTRLFTHSASGCVAADFDEDGRVDIAIAYHKVEGDHVGHSAVWWNGPGGFDARRVTRLPTTGPHGMTAVQTGNVLDAGPEEYYVSAPHEILRGQAVTGIDWEAECGPGTWVHAQVRWADSVEALARSAWHGAGGPGTWYETPQPVRGAGTGAGTSTGVGTGAGPWVQYRLALGAKNGGSTPRVTEVRLETG from the coding sequence ATGTCCTCCCCTCCTTCCACTTCCGTCTCATCATCATGGATTACCCGGGGTTTCGAGGCCTTCCGCCGCGGCGCCTTCGGCAATGGCGGCCAGAACCTCTATGTGTCGCGGGCGGGGGTGCTGCAACGCATCCACCAGTTCGACCTGGACCGCGACGGCCACGTCGACCTCGTCTTCTGCAACAGCCAGAACCACGGTGAAAAACCCCCGGTCACCCTTTATCATGACGTACTCGGACGGACCACTTCCCGGTTCCTGCCCTCCGACGGGGCAAGAACGGGGGTTGTCGCCGACCTGAACGGGGATGGATACGACGACCTGGTCGTCGGCATGTTCTACAACGGCATCCGGCGGGACCTCAACGCGTTCCTGTACTACGGGGGGCCGGTCGGACTCGGCGAAGGGCGTGTGCAGTACCTGCCCGCACCTTGCTGCACTTCGGTGGCCGCGGGGGATTTCGATGGCGACGGAAGGCCGGACCTGGCCTTCGTTTCCGGCGGCAGGCTGCGGCTGTTCCCACAGACGGCGCTGGGATTCGAGCCGAAAGGCTACCGGGACCTCGACATCGAAGCGGACCAGGCCGCGTCCTGCGATCTGGACGGCGACGGGTTCGCCGACCTGGTCGTCCGGACCGCCCGGGGGAATGTCCGGATATACTGGGGCAGCCCGGACGGAATCGTGCCGGAACGATCTTCCGACGTCCCCATCGACGCCGACCCGCCCGGAAAACCGGACCAGACGGACCAGGCTGACCAGGCTGACCAGGCTGACCAGGCTGACCAGGACCTCGACGGCTATCCCGAGGAGATCGATCCCGCCATGCCGCTGGTCTCCGTGCTCCGGATCCGGGGTGTGCCCCATGTATTCGTCGCACGGACCGATGCGGTCTATCTCGTGCCTTTCGAAGGGGGACGGGCGGCCGGGACGCCGGTCCGGCTTTCCTGCCGGAACGCCTTCGCCGCCGCCGCGGGCGACCTGGCCGGCGACGGACGATGCGACCTGGTCGTGGCCTGCCGGGACCGCCACGGCGGGGAGGAATGTTCGTGGCTGTACCACGGCGGGAACGAGGGCGGGTACAGCGATCAGAACCGCACGGCGATCCCCAGCCGTTACGCCTGCGATGCGGCCGTCGGGGACCTGGACGGGGACGGCCTGTCCGAAATCGTAATCTGTCAGACCCATACGCCGGAAAGCTATACATCGGAATCCCTGGCGTACCGCTGGGGCCGGGACGGGCTGGCGCCGCCGCGCGTCCTCGAGACCCATGACGCCCGGCGGGTGCTGCTGGCCCGCGCCTCGGACGATCCCCTTCCGCAGACCGTTTTCATCAACCAGTTCAGCCGGAACCTGAGGGGCGACATCCCCGTCTGCGTCTATCACGGTGGTCCCGACGGGTTTGACGCCGAACGCCGCCAGGAAGTGCCGGGGTGGGGCGCGGTGGAAGCGCTCCGATGCGACCTGAACGACGACGGGATGCCCGACCTGATCTTGGCCAACGCCTCCGAGAACTCGGTCCGCCAGGATCCGGGGTCCTACGTGTATTACAACGCGGAAGGGCGATTCGGAAGCGAACCGAACGTGCGCCTGCCGACCGTGCGGGCCCACGGGGTCTGTTGCGCGGACCTGGACCGGGACGGATACCTGGACCTCGTCTTTTGCGGATTCGACAATCCGGATATCGTCATCTTCTACGGCGGACAAGACGGCTTCGACGCCGGCAGAACGGAGCGCATCCGCCTCGAATACGAGGGCGTCGTGTACAAGGATCCGCGCTGGATCTTCCTCGTCGACCTGAACGGCGACGGCTGGCTCGACCTGGTCGTGCCGCAGATCGCCGACGATTACAGCTTCATTCTCCGGGGCGGGCCGGAAGGCTTCAGCATGGACCGGTGCCAGGCGCTTTCCGTGTGGCACGGCGCCTGCGCCCGGGCGGCGGACCTCAGCGGGAACGGGTATCCCGACCTGGTCATCGGCGGACACGAGCCGTCGATCGGGGCGCCCCACGACTCCTTCGTGCACATCTACTGGAACGGTCCCGACGGGCTACGCGAGGACCGCCGTACCCTCCTGCCGTCCAACGCGGTGAACGCCATGTCCATCATGGACTTCAACGGGAATGGCCTGCTCGACCTCTTCGTCTGCTCCTACCACGACAACCGTGTGCGGGACATCGATTCCTACATCTACTGGAACCGTGTCGGCCGGGGATTCTCGGCCGACGACCGCACCCGGCTGTTCACACATTCCGCGTCGGGCTGCGTGGCCGCGGATTTCGACGAAGACGGCCGCGTCGACATCGCCATCGCCTATCACAAGGTCGAGGGCGACCACGTCGGCCATTCCGCCGTCTGGTGGAACGGTCCCGGCGGGTTCGACGCCAGGCGGGTCACCCGGCTGCCCACGACGGGTCCCCACGGCATGACCGCCGTGCAGACGGGCAACGTGTTGGATGCGGGTCCGGAAGAATACTATGTCTCGGCGCCACACGAGATACTCCGGGGACAGGCCGTGACCGGCATCGACTGGGAAGCGGAATGCGGACCGGGCACCTGGGTGCACGCCCAGGTCCGGTGGGCGGACTCGGTGGAAGCACTGGCACGATCGGCCTGGCACGGCGCCGGGGGACCGGGCACCTGGTATGAAACGCCCCAGCCGGTACGGGGCGCGGGCACGGGCGCGGGCACGAGCACGGGCGTGGGCACGGGCGCGGGACCATGGGTCCAGTACCGGCTTGCGCTGGGCGCGAAAAACGGGGGAAGCACCCCGAGGGTCACGGAAGTCCGGTTGGAAACGGGCTGA
- a CDS encoding aminoglycoside 6-adenylyltransferase, which translates to MRKASEVFDEIQRWAEADDQIRGLVLSSGRVDGNDTVDLLSDYDVIVYVRDLEPYKRDDNWLEAFGSVMTRSPPLPTLFDDVRIGRMVIYDDGVRIDWSIANAESMHDLNGEPEPYRVLLDKDRIVKNPILPYHSAYHVQRPSKDEYDELVADFWWDIIYVAKALWRDELYWAKHMNRKVHSPFLEKVIEWHIGMINDWSVTTNKHGRWFKRYLDPGTWAEIESTYSGADLDQNWDALFNATRLFRRLAVTVAAEMDFDYPHETDRRVTAYMGKIRRLDRDAEDFV; encoded by the coding sequence ATGCGCAAGGCGTCGGAAGTCTTCGATGAGATACAACGCTGGGCGGAAGCGGACGATCAGATCAGGGGACTGGTCCTGTCGAGTGGCCGGGTCGATGGAAACGACACGGTCGACCTGTTGTCGGATTACGACGTGATCGTGTACGTCAGGGACCTGGAACCCTACAAGCGGGACGATAACTGGCTGGAAGCGTTCGGATCCGTGATGACGCGCTCGCCGCCCTTGCCAACCTTGTTTGATGACGTCAGGATTGGCCGCATGGTGATCTATGACGATGGCGTACGGATCGACTGGAGCATCGCGAACGCTGAATCCATGCACGACCTCAACGGCGAGCCCGAACCGTACCGGGTGCTGCTGGACAAGGACCGGATCGTAAAGAACCCCATACTGCCCTATCACAGCGCCTACCACGTTCAAAGACCTTCGAAAGACGAATACGACGAACTGGTGGCCGATTTCTGGTGGGACATCATCTACGTGGCCAAGGCCCTGTGGCGCGATGAACTCTACTGGGCAAAGCACATGAACAGGAAGGTCCATTCGCCCTTCCTGGAGAAGGTCATCGAATGGCATATCGGAATGATAAACGACTGGTCGGTTACGACCAACAAACACGGCCGCTGGTTCAAGCGTTACCTGGACCCCGGGACATGGGCGGAAATCGAATCCACGTATTCGGGAGCGGATCTGGATCAAAACTGGGATGCCCTGTTTAATGCGACCCGGCTGTTTCGGCGTCTTGCCGTTACCGTCGCCGCCGAGATGGATTTCGACTATCCTCACGAAACCGACCGGCGCGTCACGGCGTACATGGGGAAGATCAGGCGGCTGGACCGGGACGCCGAGGATTTCGTGTGA